Part of the Angustibacter luteus genome, TCTGCGAACCGCTCGGGTGGGTGAGGTCGACGTCGTCGGTGGCCGACGTGGATGCCAGGACCGCACGGCCGGCGTCCACTGCGACAGCGAACGACTCCGTGGGGTACTGACCCTGGACCTGCACCGGCTGGCCGAGGGTCCCGGCGCTGCTGACCGTGCGCGACGTCGTCTCGCTCCGGAAGGTCTGCCGCTCATTGGGTACGCGGTCGTCCACCAGGTGCCTGCCGTCGAACGCAAACCCCCGCACCGGTTGCGCCGGTGAGGTCGTGGCCGCTAGCACGGTGGGCTCCCCGACGGCCGAGACCCGGTACAGGCCGGCGTCGGCGATGGGCAGCTCGTCGACCATCACCACGTGGTCGCCCTCGGCCGCCATCGAGGTCGCGTTCATCCCGCTGAGCTTCGTGGCACCGGACAGGTCGGCGCCGGCCCGGTAGGCGACCCGGTTGCTGCCGTCGCCGGGGATCACCACGACGGAGGTGCGTCCGATCCAGTAGGTGGCATCGGGGGTGATCGCCGTCTGGTCGATCTGCTCGAAGGTGTTGGGCAGCGCGAGCGTGCGGTCGTCGCCGCCGGTGCGCCGCACCCGGTGGATCGTCGGCAGCAGCGCGGGTGCGGTGTCGGTGGCCGCCACGGCCGCGGTCTGCCAGGCGGCGTCCGCGCCGGCCAGGCTGAAGCCGAAGGGCACCCCGCGGGTCGTGGCCAGCAGCGTCGTGGGGCCGCCGTCGAAGGGGATGTACCGCACCCCGGTCTGGGCCGGGTCGGACGCGAAGGCCACCAGCACCATCCCGTCGCTGTCGGCTGCCGCCACGGCGGCCCGGCCGAACGGGTTGCCGCTCGTCTGCGCATTGGTCAGCGTGAAGTCCAGGGTCAGCGTGCTGGTCGCACCACCCTCGACCACGCGCTGCAGCACCGGCGTCGGGCTGCGGACCAGCTTGACCCAGCCGTCCGGCGTCGCGGTCACCAGGTCGGAGATCGCGACCTGCGTGACCGTCCGGGTGTCGAGGTGGATGGAGTACGTCCGCACCGTCGTGGTGCCCACCAGCCGGGCCAGCACGTGCGGGCCGGACACCGAGATCGCGTTGCCCTGCACCAGGCAGGTCCCGGGGCCCAGCGCGAGCTCGCTGGGCACCGGAGCCGCATCGTCCGTCTGCCACCACAACCGGCACTCGCCGTCCAGATCGGGCTGGAGCAGTGCCCGGGTTCCGGCGTACGCGCCGAGCACGGACCGGCCCGCCGGGGAGAGCTGCGCCACCCGCGGCACCCGGACCGTCCCGGCCGGGTCGGTGACCGTCGGGTCGGGGGCGGCGTAGCCGGGTGAGCCGTCCGCCGGCAGGGCGGCGGCGGGTCGAGCCGCGAGGGGCACGATGGCGCCGACGACGACCGCGGCCAGGGCGGCGAAGGTGACCACGGGACGGCGCAACGTTGCTCCTGGACGTCGAACTCGCTGGCCCCGCGGGAACGTGGCCGCGCGCACTCTAGCCACCCGGCGGCCCCCGTGGGAACAAGTCGGACGGAGCGTGCCCCGTCCGGCCCGCTGACGCAGCGGCTACAACGTCTCGAAGGCCACCCCGTCCAGGTACAGGTAGGGCCGTCCGCGGGTGCCGAGGTTCTGCACGGTGACCCGGTGCTGAGCCCGCTTCAGGGTCGCGCGGTAGACCAGGTGGCGACGAACGACGGTGCGGGAGTAGGTGTCCACGGTCAGCCACCGACCCTGGTCGACCCGGATGCGCACCTTGCCGCAGCTCGGGCAGGTGGTGACCAGCACCCGGACCCGGCTCGACGCGGTGTCGTCGAAGACGTCCACCACGGCCCCGGCCGTGGCGGTCCGGTGCTGGGTGCCCATGAAGGTGCCGGCGACGCGTTGCCGGGCCCAGGTGCCGGTCACGTAGTGCGCAGCGGACGACGCGTCGTCCACCGGGATCGTGGTCGAGGCCGAGGACCACGCCCCGGTCGCACCGCCCGGCGCGACGGCCCGGACGCGGAACTGCCACTGCCGCGAGCCCGTCTGGAACCGTCGCAGGTCGAACGTGCCACCGGTCGCGCTCGTCCCGGTGAGCCACGGCCAGTAGGTGGTCTCCCAGCCGGACCGCGGGGAGCCGCCGCGCAACGTCCTGGCCTGGACCTCGTAGGTGACCTCGGACCACGCGGGCTGGGCGGTCGTCGTCCGCCAGGACACCGGGAACAGTCCGGTGCTCGACACCGAGGAGCTGATCTGCGGGGCCGCCACGACCACGGCCGGCGCCGTGCGCCGCAGCGCCATCGAACCGGTGACCGGGGCCAGCGGCCCACCTGAGGTGCTCGTCCCGCTCAGCCGCCAGGTGTACGGGCCGTCCGGCGCGGCGACGTCCCCGTCGGTCCGCCCGTCCCAGGTGACGTCGAGCCGGCCCAGCGGAGCTCCGGTGGGCAACCGGCGGACAAGTCCGCCGTTGGCGTCCAGCACCTCCACGAAGGCCGTGCCGGCCAGTGGCGCCGTGAGGATCGCAGTCAGCTGCCAGGTGTCCTGGTGATGGTCGCCGTTCGGCGAGAAGGCCGCCGCGGCCGAGGACTCGACCTTCACGACGTGCACCGGCCGGGTGATCGGGGACGGGGCGAGCCGCAGCCCGCGGTCGTCGGCGGACACCCAGGCGAGCCGGCCCTGCCGGAGCTCGACGGCGCGCACCCCGGCGCCGCGCCAGGCGCGGGCCACGTCGACCGGGGTCGGCGTCGCGGCCAGCAGGTCCATCACCCGCAGCACGCCAGGCCCGCCGGACGTCGGCTCGACCCACGCCAGGACACCGTCCTCGAGCGTCAGGGCCGTCGGGTGAGGGCTGTCCGCCGCCGGGATGGCGGGCAAGGTCTTGACCAGGCTGCCGTCGAGGCGGCGCAACTGCAGCGGGCCGACCAGTGGTTGCACGACGACCTCGTCCCCCCACACCCCCACCTCGGCCGGGCAGTCCAGCGCGCAGCCGGCGGCGAGCAGCCGGGTGGCGGCCGCCGTGCCGGTGCGTCGCCACACCTCACCGCGCGACGTCGACCAGACGACCGTCGGCCCGAACACCGCCCAGGTCACCGCCCCCGGCAGGGCGTACCGCTCCGCCAGGCTGGCGGCGTCCAGCACGTGCCCGGCGACCACCGCGGTGGATCCGGACAGCTCGGCGAGGCGCGCCGACCCGGTGAGGGTGGTCGAGTCGTCGACGACCGGGAACGCGCCGAAGTCGCTCACCAGTGTCGTGGACCCGTCGGTCAGGACCCGTCCGGCGGAGGCCGCGATCGTCAGCGGCGTCGTCCCGCCGCCGGTGCTGACGGTGGCCGCGACGGACGACGGCACGCCGGTGCTGCTCACGGCCCGGGTCACCGTGCTGGTGCTTGACCCGGTGGCGTCCAGGCGCTGCTCGACCAGCCGGGTGCCGTCGTAGGCGAAGGCCCTGATCGGCATGACCGGGGCGGTGGTGCGGGTCAGCAGGGTCGCGGCGTCCGCGGCGTCGACCGCGTAGAGGCCGGCATCAGCCGCGGGCAGCTCGTCGGTCATCAGCACGTCGTCACCCTCGGCCAGCACCGAGGTGGCATTCATGCCGGTGATGCGGTGCGGGTTCGCCAGGGCCGCGTCGGCCGAGTACGCCAGGCGCGAGCTGTGGTCGCCGGTACCGCCCCAGGTCACGAACTGCGCGGGGCCGGTCCACGCGGTGCTCGTGCCGGTGATCGCCGTGCCGTCCACGACGAGCACGCTGTCCGTGATGTCGAGCACGTGCTCGGTGCCGCCGGCCTTGGCCACCCGGTGCACCCGCTTCGGGAAGGGCGGTGGCGTCGTCCCGTTCCAGGCCTCGCTCGCCCACGTCACGTCGGTCGCGGACAACGAGAAGGCGTGCGCGGAGTACTGCTGCTCGGCCAGTCTCGTGGACGGCGAACCGTCGAAGGGGAACCAGCGGATACCGCGCTCGGCGCTCGTTCCCCCCCAGCTACCGCTCAGCACGACGCCGTCGCCGTCCGCCGCCGCGTGGTTGGCCGCCCTCGCCGAGTTGGGCGGCGCGGTCGAGACCGACGTGAGCGGGACGTCCAGCGGAACCGTGGTCGTGGTCCCGTCGGCCCGGACTCGCTCGAGGACCCGGGCGCTGGCGGTGCCGTTCCACTGCACCCAGCCGTCCGGCGTGGCCGCCACGAGGCTGACCAGGCTGGGCAGCGTGACCTTCTGCACGGTCTTGCTCGCTGCGAAGGCGGAGTACCAGGCGCCGGCCACCTTGAACATCGCGTGCCCACCGGACGCGGACACCCCTTCGGTCGCCACGGCCGAGGTGGTCCCGAAGCTGGTGTCGCTGCGTTCTGGCGCCTGGGTGCCGGTCTGCCACCAGAACCACCAGGTCCCGTTCACGTCCGGCTGCAGGAGCACTCGGTGCGTCCCGTCGGTGGCCAACACCCGGCGGGTGACCGGGGAGTTCAGCTCGGCCCGCGGCAGCAGGACGGTGCCGGGTGGGTCGGAGACGCCCGGGTCGGGTGCGGCGACGGCGGCCGGGACGGCCACGCTGACACCCAGCAGGGCCAGACCGACGGCCGCGGCCGCAGCCCGGGTGAACGTCCAGCGCATGTTTCCTCCACACGCCTTGCGGCGCGCATC contains:
- a CDS encoding FlgD immunoglobulin-like domain containing protein; the encoded protein is MRWTFTRAAAAAVGLALLGVSVAVPAAVAAPDPGVSDPPGTVLLPRAELNSPVTRRVLATDGTHRVLLQPDVNGTWWFWWQTGTQAPERSDTSFGTTSAVATEGVSASGGHAMFKVAGAWYSAFAASKTVQKVTLPSLVSLVAATPDGWVQWNGTASARVLERVRADGTTTTVPLDVPLTSVSTAPPNSARAANHAAADGDGVVLSGSWGGTSAERGIRWFPFDGSPSTRLAEQQYSAHAFSLSATDVTWASEAWNGTTPPPFPKRVHRVAKAGGTEHVLDITDSVLVVDGTAITGTSTAWTGPAQFVTWGGTGDHSSRLAYSADAALANPHRITGMNATSVLAEGDDVLMTDELPAADAGLYAVDAADAATLLTRTTAPVMPIRAFAYDGTRLVEQRLDATGSSTSTVTRAVSSTGVPSSVAATVSTGGGTTPLTIAASAGRVLTDGSTTLVSDFGAFPVVDDSTTLTGSARLAELSGSTAVVAGHVLDAASLAERYALPGAVTWAVFGPTVVWSTSRGEVWRRTGTAAATRLLAAGCALDCPAEVGVWGDEVVVQPLVGPLQLRRLDGSLVKTLPAIPAADSPHPTALTLEDGVLAWVEPTSGGPGVLRVMDLLAATPTPVDVARAWRGAGVRAVELRQGRLAWVSADDRGLRLAPSPITRPVHVVKVESSAAAAFSPNGDHHQDTWQLTAILTAPLAGTAFVEVLDANGGLVRRLPTGAPLGRLDVTWDGRTDGDVAAPDGPYTWRLSGTSTSGGPLAPVTGSMALRRTAPAVVVAAPQISSSVSSTGLFPVSWRTTTAQPAWSEVTYEVQARTLRGGSPRSGWETTYWPWLTGTSATGGTFDLRRFQTGSRQWQFRVRAVAPGGATGAWSSASTTIPVDDASSAAHYVTGTWARQRVAGTFMGTQHRTATAGAVVDVFDDTASSRVRVLVTTCPSCGKVRIRVDQGRWLTVDTYSRTVVRRHLVYRATLKRAQHRVTVQNLGTRGRPYLYLDGVAFETL